One window of the Populus nigra chromosome 4, ddPopNigr1.1, whole genome shotgun sequence genome contains the following:
- the LOC133690800 gene encoding cytochrome b-c1 complex subunit 6-1, mitochondrial-like isoform X2: MADEELVDQKKYLEDSCKPKCVKPLLEYEACVKRVEGDDSGHKHCTGQYFDYWFCIDKCVAQKLFSKLK, translated from the exons AT ggCGGACGAGGAACTTGTTGATCAAAAGAAGTATCTCGAGGACTCTTGCAAGCCTAAATGTGTGAAGCCTCTACTTGAATATGAG GCATGTGTTAAGAGAGTTGAAGGAGATGACAGTGGCCACAAACATTGTACAGGGCAGTACTTTGACTACTGGTTCTGTATTGATAAATGC GTTGCACAGAAGCTATTCTCTAAACTGAAGTGA
- the LOC133690800 gene encoding cytochrome b-c1 complex subunit 6-1, mitochondrial-like isoform X1, with amino-acid sequence MLIPVLESVMNLICLHSSEFYFACHSFFMSYYACACCFHLIKLRADEELVDQKKYLEDSCKPKCVKPLLEYEACVKRVEGDDSGHKHCTGQYFDYWFCIDKCVAQKLFSKLK; translated from the exons atgcttatACCTGTGCTAGAGTCGGTAATGAACCTTATCTGCTTgcatagttctgaattttattttgcatgtcATAGTTTTTTCATGTCTTACTATGCATGCGcttgttgttttcatttaattaaattaagggCGGACGAGGAACTTGTTGATCAAAAGAAGTATCTCGAGGACTCTTGCAAGCCTAAATGTGTGAAGCCTCTACTTGAATATGAG GCATGTGTTAAGAGAGTTGAAGGAGATGACAGTGGCCACAAACATTGTACAGGGCAGTACTTTGACTACTGGTTCTGTATTGATAAATGC GTTGCACAGAAGCTATTCTCTAAACTGAAGTGA
- the LOC133691703 gene encoding probable sulfate transporter 3.3, which produces MMAIGLMNVIGSATSCCVTAGAFSRSAVNHNAGAKTAVSNIIMSVTVMVTLLFLMLLFQYTPNVVLGAIIVTAVNGLVDIPAACQKWKIDKFDFVVMLCAFFGVISVSVQDGLAIAVGISIFKILLQVTRRKTVVLGNIPGTDIFRNLIITRKL; this is translated from the exons ATGATGGCAATTGGGTTAATGAATGTGATTGGCTCCGCCACTTCCTGTTGTGTCACAGCAG GAGCTTTCTCTCGTTCTGCTGTCAATCACAACGCAGGAGCCAAAACGGCGGTTTCCAACATTATAATGTCAGTGACAGTTATGGTGACCCTCCTCTTCCTAATGCTTCTATTCCAGTACACCCCAAATGTTGTATTGGGTGCCATCATAGTAACAGCAGTAAATGGCCTCGTAGACATCCCAGCTGCTTGCCAGAAATGGAAGATCgacaaatttgattttgttgtgatGTTGTGTGCATTCTTTGGTGTTATTTCTGTCTCTGTCCAGGACGGCCTTGCCATTGCG GTAGGGATATCAATATTCAAGATCCTTCTTCAAGTCACAAGGCGAAAGACCGTGGTTCTGGGAAACATACCTGGGACAGATATATTCCGTAATCTTATCATTACAAGGAAGCTATGA
- the LOC133691704 gene encoding cytochrome b-c1 complex subunit 6-1, mitochondrial-like translates to MADEEPVDPKKYLEESCKPKCVRPLLEYQACVKRIQGDETGHKHCTGQYFDYWSCVDKCVALKLFSKLK, encoded by the exons AT GGCGGACGAGGAACCTGTCGATCCGAAGAAGTATCTTGAGGAATCTTGCAAGCCTAAATGTGTGAGGCCTTTGCTTGAATATCAG GCATGTGTTAAGAGAATTCAAGGTGATGAGACTGGCCACAAACATTGTACTGGACAGTACTTTGATTACTGGTCCTGTGTTGATAAATGC GTTGCTCTGAAGCTGTTTTCGAAACTGAAGTAG